The following proteins come from a genomic window of Nostoc sp. TCL26-01:
- a CDS encoding alpha/beta fold hydrolase produces the protein MAEVELKPCFLAPRRVQPEYPLFVYLPGMDGTGQLLRSQTAGLETGFDVRCLAIPRQDLTSWEVLTSNVLDLIHAELEKSSQRIVYLCGESFGGCLAMKVAIQAPHLFKRLILINPASAFQLRPWLDWMSQLIYLVPECLYDVGALGLLPFLASLPRISPNIRQELLKTMRSVPPETVIWRLSLLRKFDVSDEQLRALTQATLLIAGASDRLLPSVSEVTRLSDIIPNSKAIILPQSGHACLLEEDVNLYNILQANSFLESPAQVMTKMTFRDKVKSDRL, from the coding sequence ATGGCAGAAGTTGAACTAAAACCGTGTTTCCTTGCTCCTCGACGAGTACAACCTGAGTACCCGTTGTTTGTGTATTTGCCAGGAATGGATGGAACCGGTCAGTTATTGCGATCGCAAACTGCGGGATTAGAAACTGGCTTTGATGTGCGGTGTTTGGCTATCCCTCGGCAAGATTTAACTAGTTGGGAAGTCTTAACTAGTAACGTTTTAGATTTAATCCATGCAGAATTAGAGAAAAGTTCCCAGAGAATAGTTTACTTGTGTGGTGAGTCCTTTGGGGGTTGCTTGGCGATGAAAGTAGCCATTCAAGCACCACATTTATTTAAACGCCTGATTCTGATTAACCCGGCTTCTGCGTTTCAGCTGCGTCCCTGGTTAGATTGGATGTCTCAACTGATTTACTTAGTTCCAGAGTGCCTTTATGATGTGGGTGCTTTGGGTTTGTTACCATTTCTTGCTTCATTGCCACGCATATCTCCGAATATTCGCCAAGAACTGCTAAAAACTATGCGTTCTGTACCACCAGAAACAGTAATTTGGCGCTTATCTTTGTTGCGAAAATTCGATGTGAGTGATGAACAGTTGCGTGCTTTAACTCAAGCAACTTTGTTAATTGCTGGTGCGAGCGATCGCCTTTTACCTTCTGTCAGTGAAGTGACACGGTTAAGCGATATTATTCCTAACAGCAAGGCTATAATTCTACCTCAGAGTGGACACGCTTGCTTGCTAGAAGAAGATGTGAATTTATATAACATTCTTCAGGCAAATAGCTTTTTAGAAAGTCCTGCTCAAGTTATGACCAAAATGACATTTAGAGATAAAGTTAAGAGCGATCGCCTCTAA
- the dcd gene encoding dCTP deaminase, giving the protein MAQQGMIAPFEPSLIRKVPKEPSSTLQPVISYGLSSYGYDIRLSAAEFRIFRHIPGTVVDPKNFNPHNLEPTSLHTDDDGSYFILPAHSYGLGVALEKLEVPGNITVICIGKSTYARCGIIANLTPAEAAWRGHLTLEFSNSSSADCRIYANEGVVQLLFLEGEPCAISYEARQGKYQDQLEKVTLAKV; this is encoded by the coding sequence ATGGCTCAACAAGGCATGATTGCCCCTTTTGAGCCAAGTTTAATCCGCAAAGTCCCAAAAGAACCATCTTCTACCCTGCAACCTGTCATTAGCTACGGTTTATCTTCTTATGGCTATGATATTAGGCTTTCGGCGGCTGAGTTCCGCATCTTTCGCCACATTCCGGGAACTGTAGTTGATCCGAAAAACTTTAATCCTCACAATTTGGAACCAACTTCACTACATACAGATGATGATGGCAGTTATTTTATTTTGCCGGCTCACTCTTATGGTTTGGGTGTGGCTTTAGAAAAACTAGAGGTTCCTGGTAATATTACGGTTATATGTATCGGAAAGTCTACGTATGCACGTTGCGGCATAATAGCCAACCTAACGCCTGCGGAGGCTGCTTGGCGTGGTCATTTGACACTGGAATTTTCTAATTCTTCTAGTGCTGATTGTCGTATTTATGCCAATGAAGGTGTGGTGCAATTATTATTTCTGGAGGGTGAACCCTGTGCTATTAGTTACGAAGCTCGTCAGGGTAAATATCAAGATCAGCTAGAGAAGGTGACTTTGGCAAAAGTTTAG